One segment of Nocardioides sp. QY071 DNA contains the following:
- a CDS encoding GDP-mannose 4,6-dehydratase, with protein sequence MRTALVTGVAGQDGVYLARSLRAAGTAVVGTVAPGFAATDPRRVHLDGVDLRELDVRDGAALEALVAEVVPDEVYNLAALSSVGRSWEEPELTAATNAAPVEHLVAALLRLRAARGHDARLFQASSAEVHGSAADSPYAKAKAAADEVVRRARADHDLFAVCGVLHNHESPLRPPRFVTRKITLGAAGIALGRCATISLGNLDVHRDWGFAGEYVEAMRLQLAHDEPLDLPIGTGTAHSLQDLLEVAFAAAGLGEPGDRVVQDPALLRPADTSVFVADPEPAAAAIGWRARVGFDALVEHMVAVDLERLRSGVEESPGYLALP encoded by the coding sequence GTGCGTACCGCCCTCGTCACCGGCGTCGCGGGGCAGGACGGTGTCTACCTCGCGCGCTCCCTCCGTGCCGCCGGCACCGCCGTCGTCGGGACCGTCGCGCCCGGGTTCGCCGCGACCGATCCGCGACGGGTCCACCTCGACGGGGTCGACCTGCGCGAGCTCGACGTCCGCGACGGTGCGGCGCTCGAGGCGCTGGTCGCCGAGGTCGTGCCCGACGAGGTCTACAACCTGGCCGCGCTGAGCTCGGTCGGCCGCAGCTGGGAGGAGCCGGAGCTCACGGCGGCGACCAACGCCGCGCCGGTCGAGCACCTCGTCGCCGCGCTGCTGCGGCTGCGTGCCGCCCGCGGCCACGACGCCCGGCTCTTCCAGGCCTCCTCCGCGGAGGTGCACGGCAGCGCTGCCGACAGCCCGTACGCCAAGGCCAAGGCCGCGGCCGACGAGGTGGTCCGGCGGGCGCGTGCCGACCACGACCTGTTCGCGGTCTGCGGCGTGCTCCACAACCACGAGAGCCCCCTGCGACCGCCCCGCTTCGTGACCCGCAAGATCACCCTGGGTGCGGCCGGCATCGCGCTCGGCCGCTGCGCCACGATCAGCCTCGGCAACCTCGACGTGCACCGCGACTGGGGGTTCGCCGGGGAGTACGTCGAGGCGATGCGGCTCCAGCTCGCCCACGACGAGCCGCTCGACCTCCCGATCGGCACCGGGACCGCGCACTCCCTGCAGGACCTGCTCGAGGTGGCGTTCGCGGCTGCCGGACTCGGCGAGCCGGGGGACCGTGTGGTGCAGGACCCGGCGCTGCTGCGGCCCGCGGACACCTCGGTGTTCGTCGCCGACCCCGAGCCGGCCGCGGCCGCGATCGGCTGGCGGGCTCGGGTCGGCTTCGACGCGCTGGTCGAGCACATGGTCGCCGTCGACCTGGAGCGGCTGCGCTCCGGTGTCGAGGAGTCGCCGGGCTACCTGGCGCTCCCCTAG
- a CDS encoding NAD-dependent epimerase/dehydratase family protein: MNSGPVDVLVAGGGGFIGGHLVADLLAQGKTVRSVDVKPIDEWYQVHPDAQNAVGDLSLLDQAEAATKGAREVYMLAADMGGMGFIENNKALCMLTVLTSTHMLQAAKKYDVERYFYSSSACVYAADKQTDPGVTALKESDAYPAMPEDGYGWEKLFTERMARHFREDFGLTTRMARYHNVYGPEGTWTGGREKAPAAVCRKIAEAVISGRHELEIWGDGEQTRSFMYIDDCVKGSQMILASDLEDPINLGSAELVSINQLYTIVEEIAGIKCERKYDLSAPQGVRGRNSDNTMINEVFGWEPSISLADGLAQTYAWVYDQVKRAQG; encoded by the coding sequence ATGAACTCGGGCCCAGTAGATGTGCTCGTCGCCGGTGGCGGCGGCTTCATCGGAGGTCACCTGGTCGCTGACCTCCTCGCCCAGGGCAAGACGGTTCGTTCGGTCGACGTGAAGCCGATCGACGAGTGGTACCAGGTGCACCCGGACGCGCAGAACGCCGTCGGCGACCTGTCGCTGCTCGACCAGGCCGAGGCCGCCACGAAGGGCGCGCGCGAGGTCTACATGCTCGCCGCCGACATGGGCGGCATGGGCTTCATCGAGAACAACAAGGCCCTGTGCATGCTGACGGTGCTGACCAGCACCCACATGCTCCAGGCTGCCAAGAAGTACGACGTAGAGCGCTACTTCTACTCCTCGTCGGCCTGCGTCTACGCCGCCGACAAGCAGACCGACCCGGGCGTCACCGCGCTCAAGGAGTCCGACGCCTACCCCGCCATGCCCGAGGACGGCTACGGCTGGGAGAAGCTCTTCACCGAGCGGATGGCCCGCCACTTCCGCGAGGACTTCGGCCTCACCACCCGGATGGCGCGCTACCACAACGTCTACGGCCCCGAGGGCACGTGGACCGGTGGCCGCGAGAAGGCTCCCGCCGCCGTGTGCCGCAAGATCGCCGAGGCGGTCATCTCTGGCCGGCACGAGCTCGAGATCTGGGGCGACGGCGAGCAGACGAGGTCGTTCATGTACATCGACGACTGCGTCAAGGGCTCCCAGATGATCCTGGCCAGCGACCTCGAGGACCCGATCAACCTGGGCTCGGCCGAGCTGGTTTCGATCAACCAGCTCTACACGATCGTCGAGGAGATCGCCGGCATCAAGTGCGAGCGGAAGTACGACCTGTCCGCCCCGCAGGGCGTGCGCGGCCGCAACTCCGACAACACGATGATCAACGAGGTCTTCGGCTGGGAGCCGTCGATCAGTCTCGCCGACGGCCTCGCGCAGACCTACGCCTGGGTCTACGACCAGGTCAAGCGCGCCCAGGGCTGA
- a CDS encoding glycosyltransferase family 4 protein: protein MRILVHDHSGHPFQAELSRELARRGHDVTHSYVEGYVSGKGRLEAIPGESITFEAIGGAKKVDNQRMAQRLLREVRRGVELVQHVRKVDPDIVMLSNVQIPTLVIFSFVMAVLRRPWVLWHQDVYAVAVKSFTGSKLPKRFALVAWAFEVAERWCSRRAAAIVVIAPSFVPVHEAWGTADKVTVIPNWAPLDEIVPTERKNDWATEHQLDDVATLLYSGTLGLKHNPALLVRLARAVHDAGKPVRLVVVNEGPAVDVLQDEARRLDVPVTLLPFQPYERLPEVLGSGDVLVVLLEQEAGAFSVPSKTLSYLCAGRPVLGLMPGENLASSLVTRAGGLVLPPADDSLAEAASWVSGVLADSELRSELGEASRDLAELEFALQGCATRFEHLLAAQVGATTGDRRSLAKL from the coding sequence GTGCGCATCCTCGTCCACGACCACAGCGGGCACCCCTTCCAGGCCGAGCTCAGCCGTGAGCTGGCCCGGCGCGGCCACGACGTCACGCACTCGTACGTCGAGGGCTACGTCTCCGGGAAGGGTCGCCTCGAGGCGATCCCCGGCGAGTCGATCACCTTCGAGGCGATCGGCGGCGCCAAGAAGGTCGACAACCAGCGGATGGCGCAGCGGCTGCTGCGCGAGGTCCGCCGCGGCGTCGAGCTGGTGCAGCACGTCCGCAAGGTCGACCCGGACATCGTGATGCTGTCCAACGTGCAGATCCCTACCCTGGTGATCTTCTCGTTCGTGATGGCGGTGCTCCGGCGTCCGTGGGTGCTGTGGCACCAGGACGTCTACGCCGTGGCGGTGAAGTCGTTCACCGGCAGCAAGCTGCCGAAGCGGTTCGCGCTCGTCGCGTGGGCCTTCGAGGTGGCCGAGCGGTGGTGCTCGCGGCGCGCCGCGGCGATCGTCGTCATCGCCCCGTCCTTCGTACCGGTCCACGAGGCGTGGGGGACGGCCGACAAGGTCACCGTCATCCCGAACTGGGCCCCGCTCGACGAGATCGTCCCGACCGAGCGCAAGAACGACTGGGCGACCGAGCACCAGCTCGACGACGTCGCGACCCTCCTCTACTCGGGCACCCTCGGCCTCAAGCACAACCCCGCCCTGCTGGTCCGGCTCGCGCGAGCCGTGCACGACGCCGGGAAGCCGGTGCGGCTGGTGGTGGTCAACGAGGGCCCCGCGGTCGACGTGCTGCAGGACGAGGCGCGCCGGCTCGACGTACCCGTCACGCTGCTGCCCTTCCAGCCCTACGAGCGACTGCCCGAGGTGCTCGGCAGCGGTGACGTGCTCGTGGTGCTGCTCGAGCAGGAGGCCGGTGCCTTCTCGGTGCCGTCCAAGACGCTGTCCTACCTGTGCGCCGGCCGGCCGGTGCTGGGCCTGATGCCGGGCGAGAACCTCGCCTCGTCGCTGGTCACGAGGGCCGGCGGCCTGGTCCTGCCCCCGGCCGACGACTCGCTGGCCGAGGCCGCGAGCTGGGTCAGTGGGGTGCTGGCCGACTCCGAGCTTCGCAGCGAGCTCGGCGAGGCCTCCCGGGACCTGGCCGAGCTGGAGTTCGCGCTCCAGGGCTGCGCCACGAGGTTCGAGCACCTGCTCGCCGCGCAGGTGGGCGCGACGACGGGTGATCGGCGATCCCTCGCAAAGTTGTGA
- a CDS encoding sugar transferase, whose amino-acid sequence MKKRAFDIVVICLAAVVWVPVVALSAVAVLVLSGRPIFYRSRRWVGPGTAIEMVKLRVMVPNANKVTAPVEAGRFLNTPPDSPLYTPIGRLLDRLGLNEIPQFIHVLRGDMSIVGARPLTDVVRDALSELHGDIDSRWVTPAGLTGLPQLIGRHGVDDQQRLALESAYSLRSATAPSLRLDFMILLHTVLITFGLRKPMSYEKALRMAQPRHHRLHAPELAHQRYVGPAEADVA is encoded by the coding sequence GTGAAGAAGCGGGCGTTCGACATCGTCGTCATCTGCCTGGCTGCCGTGGTGTGGGTGCCTGTCGTGGCACTCTCCGCGGTCGCCGTGCTGGTGCTGTCTGGTCGACCGATCTTCTACAGGTCGCGGCGCTGGGTCGGACCCGGCACCGCCATCGAGATGGTGAAGCTGCGGGTCATGGTGCCCAACGCCAACAAGGTGACGGCGCCCGTCGAGGCCGGCCGCTTCCTGAACACGCCGCCTGACTCGCCGCTCTACACGCCGATCGGGCGGCTGCTCGACCGGCTCGGGCTCAACGAGATCCCGCAGTTCATCCACGTGCTGCGCGGCGACATGAGCATCGTCGGCGCCCGGCCGCTCACCGACGTCGTCCGCGACGCGCTCAGCGAGCTCCACGGCGACATCGACTCGCGCTGGGTGACCCCGGCCGGTCTCACGGGTCTCCCCCAGCTGATCGGCCGCCACGGCGTCGACGACCAGCAGCGGCTGGCCCTCGAGTCGGCGTACTCACTGCGCTCGGCGACCGCCCCCAGCCTGCGGCTGGACTTCATGATCCTGCTCCACACGGTGCTGATCACCTTCGGCCTGCGCAAGCCGATGAGCTACGAGAAGGCGCTGCGGATGGCCCAGCCGCGCCACCACCGGCTGCACGCCCCCGAGCTGGCGCACCAGCGGTACGTCGGCCCGGCCGAGGCCGACGTCGCCTGA
- a CDS encoding TylF/MycF/NovP-related O-methyltransferase, which yields MPTAVQRAMAHARIKSKVAIARVGRDSRRLDTIVNLPKIETWRREHVPAGTPAFPDREDMYDHVHAELIGDQSIDYLEFGVFEGSSLRHWARLNTHPDSRFYGFDSFEGLPEEWKRFDRKIDKAHFDVQGALPDIDDERVTFVPGWFQDSVDPFLETFTPERQLVVHIDADLYSSTLYVLTRLNALLVPGTIVVFDEFSSVLNEFAALEHYCSAYVREYDVLASAWHYFCQIAIRMR from the coding sequence ATGCCCACTGCAGTTCAGCGCGCCATGGCGCACGCCCGGATCAAGTCGAAGGTCGCGATCGCCCGGGTCGGCCGGGACAGCCGTCGGCTCGACACGATCGTCAACCTGCCGAAGATCGAGACCTGGCGCCGCGAGCACGTCCCGGCGGGCACCCCGGCGTTCCCCGACCGCGAGGACATGTACGACCACGTCCACGCCGAGCTGATCGGCGACCAGTCGATCGACTACCTCGAGTTCGGCGTCTTCGAGGGCAGCTCGCTGCGTCACTGGGCGCGGCTGAACACCCACCCCGACTCGCGCTTCTACGGCTTCGACTCGTTCGAGGGACTCCCCGAGGAGTGGAAGCGGTTCGACCGCAAGATCGACAAGGCCCACTTCGACGTCCAGGGCGCGCTGCCCGACATCGACGACGAGCGGGTCACCTTCGTCCCGGGCTGGTTCCAGGACAGTGTCGACCCCTTCCTGGAGACCTTCACTCCCGAGCGCCAGCTGGTCGTGCACATCGACGCCGACCTCTACTCGTCGACGCTCTACGTGCTGACCCGGCTCAACGCGCTCCTGGTCCCCGGGACGATCGTCGTCTTCGACGAGTTCTCCTCGGTGCTCAACGAGTTCGCGGCCCTGGAGCACTACTGCTCGGCCTACGTGCGTGAGTACGACGTGCTCGCCTCGGCCTGGCACTACTTCTGCCAGATCGCGATCCGGATGCGCTGA
- a CDS encoding MoaD/ThiS family protein, which yields MSETQVIRVRYWAAARAAAGIAEEEVAVAGPVTLAELRAEVVGRHPGTRLPEVVGVCSVLVGERPVSSTDPAAVVVRPGETVEFLPPFAGG from the coding sequence GTGAGTGAGACGCAGGTCATCCGAGTGCGCTACTGGGCAGCCGCCCGCGCGGCCGCCGGCATCGCCGAGGAGGAGGTGGCCGTCGCCGGCCCCGTGACCCTCGCCGAGCTGCGCGCCGAGGTGGTCGGCCGGCACCCCGGCACCCGGCTCCCCGAGGTGGTCGGCGTCTGCTCGGTGCTCGTCGGCGAGCGCCCGGTGTCCTCCACGGACCCGGCCGCGGTCGTCGTACGGCCGGGGGAGACGGTCGAGTTCCTGCCGCCCTTCGCGGGCGGCTGA
- a CDS encoding response regulator transcription factor, protein MSTLLLLTSALQPSAEVLPGLALLGHQVKILPAEGSALLDAPDADLLLVDGRQDLAGARDLCRLIRTTGTDVPVLLIVTEGGLAVVNHDWGMDDVVLHTCGPAELEARIRMAIGRLTAARDAADPDAHLIRSGEVVVDEATYTAKVGGRALDLTFKEFELLKFLAQHPGRVFSRQQLLQEVWGYDYFGGTRTVDVHVRRLRAKLGPENETLIGTVRNVGYRFVLPSKESAAEADAAAVAERDQQDA, encoded by the coding sequence GTGAGCACTCTCCTTCTGCTGACCAGCGCCCTGCAACCCTCCGCCGAGGTGTTGCCCGGTCTTGCGCTGCTCGGTCACCAGGTGAAGATCCTGCCCGCCGAGGGCAGTGCCCTGCTCGACGCCCCCGACGCGGACCTGCTCCTCGTCGACGGCCGCCAGGACCTCGCGGGTGCCCGCGACCTGTGCCGGCTGATCCGCACGACCGGGACCGACGTACCTGTCCTGCTGATCGTCACCGAGGGCGGCCTGGCCGTCGTCAACCACGACTGGGGCATGGACGACGTCGTCCTGCACACCTGCGGGCCCGCCGAGCTCGAGGCGCGGATCCGGATGGCGATCGGCCGGCTCACCGCGGCCCGCGACGCCGCCGACCCCGACGCCCACCTGATCCGCTCCGGCGAGGTCGTGGTCGACGAGGCGACCTACACCGCCAAGGTCGGTGGCCGCGCGCTCGACCTGACCTTCAAGGAGTTCGAGCTCCTCAAGTTCCTCGCCCAGCACCCCGGACGGGTGTTCAGCCGCCAGCAGCTGCTGCAGGAGGTCTGGGGCTACGACTACTTCGGCGGCACCCGCACTGTCGACGTCCACGTCCGCCGCCTGCGCGCCAAGCTCGGCCCCGAGAACGAGACCCTGATCGGGACCGTGCGCAACGTCGGCTACCGGTTCGTGCTGCCGTCGAAGGAGTCGGCGGCGGAGGCCGACGCCGCCGCCGTGGCGGAGCGGGACCAGCAGGACGCCTGA
- a CDS encoding FMN-binding glutamate synthase family protein gives MKLSHAVGGAAAALGALAARDLVQKRHALQRNFPVIGHFRYWLETIGPELRQYIVTSNEEERPFSRDQRTWIYASSKEENSYFGFGTDVDVEHVQGHAYIKQRTFADRLPSDQDSNWTLPAAKVLGGPRGRAKAFRPGSVVNISAMSFGSLSSNAITAINKGAAAAGCLHNTGEGAISPYHRNGAELVLQIGTAYFGCRDKKGDFSLPRLLELVDSAPVRALEIKLSQGAKPGLGGLLPAAKVTAEIAEIRGIPEGKDCASPSRHSAFHDVDSMLDFVEMLAAETGLPVGIKSAVGAMGFWEELARLMSPRDRGVDFITVDGGEGGTGAAPLIFADSVALPYRMGFSRVYGSFAEMGLTDDVAFIGSAKLGLPDNAIVAFALGADMINVAREAMLSIGCIQAQKCHTDHCPTGIATQNPWLVHGLDPVSKAERCAVYLRTLRKELTRVSAAVGVAHPSLITCADVDIFNGDYDARSLASVYGYKDGWGELGPELREQVLRLMHTADYFDEQGRTS, from the coding sequence ATGAAGCTGAGCCACGCCGTGGGTGGGGCGGCCGCGGCGCTCGGGGCCCTCGCCGCACGCGACCTCGTCCAGAAGAGGCACGCGCTGCAGCGCAACTTCCCGGTGATCGGCCACTTCCGGTACTGGCTCGAGACGATCGGGCCCGAGCTGCGGCAGTACATCGTGACCAGCAACGAGGAGGAGCGGCCGTTCAGCCGTGACCAGCGGACCTGGATCTATGCCTCCAGCAAGGAGGAGAACAGCTACTTCGGGTTCGGCACCGACGTCGACGTCGAGCACGTCCAGGGCCACGCCTACATCAAGCAGCGCACCTTCGCCGACCGGCTGCCGAGCGACCAGGACAGCAACTGGACCCTGCCGGCGGCCAAGGTCCTCGGCGGGCCGCGTGGGCGGGCGAAGGCGTTCCGGCCGGGCTCGGTCGTCAACATCTCCGCGATGAGCTTCGGATCGCTGTCCTCCAACGCGATCACCGCGATCAACAAGGGCGCCGCCGCGGCCGGCTGCCTGCACAACACGGGCGAGGGCGCGATCTCGCCGTACCACCGCAACGGTGCCGAGCTCGTCCTCCAGATCGGTACGGCGTACTTCGGCTGCCGTGACAAGAAGGGCGACTTCTCGCTGCCGCGGCTCTTGGAGCTGGTCGACTCCGCGCCGGTCAGGGCGCTGGAGATCAAGCTGAGCCAGGGCGCGAAGCCGGGCCTGGGCGGCCTGCTGCCGGCGGCGAAGGTGACCGCCGAGATCGCGGAGATCCGCGGCATCCCCGAGGGCAAGGACTGTGCGTCCCCGTCGCGGCACAGCGCGTTCCACGACGTCGACTCGATGCTCGACTTCGTCGAGATGCTCGCGGCCGAGACGGGACTGCCGGTCGGCATCAAGTCGGCCGTCGGGGCGATGGGCTTCTGGGAGGAGCTGGCCCGGCTGATGTCGCCGCGTGATCGCGGCGTCGACTTCATCACCGTCGACGGCGGTGAGGGCGGGACCGGCGCGGCCCCGCTGATCTTCGCCGACTCGGTCGCGCTGCCGTACCGGATGGGCTTCTCCCGGGTCTACGGCAGCTTCGCCGAGATGGGCCTGACCGACGACGTCGCGTTCATCGGCTCCGCCAAGCTCGGCCTGCCCGACAACGCGATCGTCGCGTTCGCGCTCGGCGCCGACATGATCAACGTCGCCCGCGAGGCGATGCTCTCGATCGGCTGCATCCAGGCCCAGAAGTGCCACACCGACCACTGCCCGACCGGCATCGCCACCCAGAACCCGTGGCTGGTCCACGGCCTGGACCCGGTCTCGAAGGCGGAGCGGTGCGCGGTCTACCTGCGCACCCTGCGCAAGGAGCTCACCCGGGTCTCGGCCGCCGTCGGCGTCGCACACCCGTCGCTGATCACCTGCGCCGACGTCGACATCTTCAACGGCGACTACGACGCGCGCTCACTGGCGTCGGTCTACGGCTACAAGGACGGCTGGGGCGAGCTCGGGCCCGAGCTGCGTGAGCAGGTGCTGCGCCTGATGCACACCGCCGACTACTTCGACGAGCAGGGACGCACGTCCTGA
- the mshD gene encoding mycothiol synthase: MTSEPSLLTDTAALDAIGRVRDASREHDGTDPVDEAVALRLKHHGLAGAGAWVSGEGFALRHEGALDLAVDPSSRGKGVGGALGALAVAEPGPLTAWSHGDHPAAAALARRWGFARTRELWVMRRPAAVPLPAVEPPAGVRIRDFGASDADAVLAVNAAAFAHHPEQGALDAAGLAERMAEPWFDPAGLLLAVDDDGALLGFHWTKQHDAGLGEVYVVGVSPAAQGRGLGRVLTVAGLQHLAARGVAEVLLYVESDNTPARRLYEDLGFHHAAADTHVQYQRAEVARNSPAPE; encoded by the coding sequence GTGACCTCGGAGCCCTCCCTGCTGACCGACACTGCCGCTCTCGACGCGATCGGGCGGGTGCGCGACGCCAGCCGTGAGCACGACGGGACCGACCCCGTCGACGAGGCGGTGGCCCTCCGGCTCAAGCACCACGGGCTGGCAGGCGCGGGTGCCTGGGTGAGCGGCGAGGGCTTCGCGCTGCGGCACGAGGGCGCCCTCGACCTCGCGGTGGATCCGTCGTCCCGGGGGAAGGGGGTGGGCGGCGCCCTGGGCGCGCTGGCTGTCGCCGAGCCCGGCCCGCTGACCGCCTGGTCCCACGGTGACCACCCAGCGGCCGCCGCGCTCGCCCGCCGGTGGGGGTTCGCCCGGACGCGCGAGCTGTGGGTGATGCGCCGGCCGGCCGCCGTACCGCTGCCGGCGGTGGAGCCGCCCGCCGGCGTACGCATCCGCGACTTCGGCGCCTCCGACGCCGACGCGGTGCTCGCGGTCAACGCAGCCGCCTTCGCCCACCATCCCGAGCAGGGCGCGCTGGACGCCGCGGGCCTGGCCGAGCGGATGGCCGAGCCGTGGTTCGACCCGGCCGGCCTGCTACTTGCGGTCGACGACGACGGTGCGCTGCTGGGCTTCCACTGGACCAAGCAGCACGACGCCGGGCTCGGCGAGGTGTACGTCGTCGGCGTCTCCCCCGCCGCCCAGGGCCGCGGCCTCGGGCGGGTTCTCACCGTGGCCGGCCTGCAGCACCTCGCGGCCCGCGGCGTGGCCGAGGTGCTCCTCTATGTCGAATCCGACAACACCCCCGCGCGGCGGTTGTACGAGGATCTGGGCTTCCACCACGCGGCTGCTGACACCCATGTCCAGTACCAGCGGGCGGAAGTCGCCCGTAACTCCCCCGCCCCTGAGTAG
- a CDS encoding alpha/beta hydrolase codes for MSLRNAVESRALSTLMGLPVRAQRLVTGRALVLDGQTLAPDIQVMLTLQRIARKGDLAGESIAQGRAAMRANAALVGGRQPIGSVRDLAVADLPGRLYEPTRRVGNGLLVFFHGGGFLYGDLASHDAPCRLLAEESGVRVLAVEYRVGPEAAFPAAFDDAEATLRWVHENAGSLDVDPERIGVAGDSAGGNLAAWTAIAAARAGLPLAFQLLVYPCTDADRSTESLRLFGEGLYLTAESIASFNDTYLPRPQDRVDERVNLLDIDLPAGLAPAYVVTAGFDPLRDEGEDYARRMVDAGAEVELKRYVDQIHGFLNILGVGRTSRAAVREIAGRVAAALG; via the coding sequence GTGAGCCTCAGGAACGCGGTCGAGTCCCGTGCCCTCTCGACGTTGATGGGACTGCCCGTGAGGGCGCAGCGTCTGGTGACCGGGCGGGCCCTCGTGCTCGACGGGCAGACCCTCGCCCCGGACATCCAGGTGATGCTGACCCTCCAGCGGATCGCCCGCAAGGGGGACCTCGCCGGCGAGTCCATCGCCCAGGGCCGCGCCGCGATGCGGGCCAATGCCGCCCTCGTGGGCGGGCGCCAGCCGATCGGGAGCGTGCGCGACCTCGCGGTCGCCGATCTCCCGGGCCGGCTCTACGAGCCCACGCGCCGGGTCGGGAACGGGCTGCTGGTCTTCTTCCACGGCGGTGGCTTCCTGTACGGCGACCTCGCCTCGCACGACGCGCCCTGCCGCCTGCTGGCGGAGGAGTCCGGCGTGCGGGTGCTGGCCGTCGAGTACCGGGTCGGGCCCGAGGCCGCCTTCCCCGCCGCCTTCGACGACGCCGAGGCCACGCTGCGCTGGGTGCACGAGAACGCCGGCTCGCTCGACGTCGACCCCGAGCGGATCGGCGTCGCCGGCGACTCGGCCGGCGGCAACCTGGCCGCCTGGACCGCGATCGCCGCCGCCCGCGCGGGCCTCCCGCTGGCCTTCCAGCTGCTCGTCTACCCGTGCACCGACGCCGACCGGTCGACCGAGAGCCTGCGGCTGTTCGGCGAGGGGCTGTACCTCACCGCCGAGTCGATCGCGTCCTTCAACGACACCTACCTGCCCCGCCCGCAGGACCGGGTCGACGAGCGGGTGAACCTGCTCGACATCGACCTCCCGGCCGGCCTCGCGCCGGCGTACGTCGTCACCGCGGGCTTCGACCCGCTGCGCGACGAGGGCGAGGACTACGCGCGGCGGATGGTGGACGCCGGTGCCGAGGTCGAGCTCAAGCGGTATGTCGACCAGATCCACGGGTTCTTGAACATCCTCGGCGTCGGACGCACGAGCCGCGCCGCCGTACGCGAGATCGCGGGGCGGGTGGCCGCCGCTCTCGGCTGA